In Thermocrinis jamiesonii, the genomic stretch CCACCTTTCCGTCTATGTTTAGAGCTGATAGCATTTGCTGTATATCTAAGGCTTTACCTTTGACAGGTTCTATGATCCTGTCTCCATCCTTTTTTGGCAAATCAAACATGCGCACATCCACCAAACCTCTCAAAGCCAACAAAGCTGCAGTATGCTCTCCTACATTTCCTGCCCCTACTACCGAAACTACCTTTCTTAGTTTCATACCTTCACCCCCTGTTTGCTCTTTATCCAATTTAACAAACCACCTTTCAAAAGAACGGAAATTTGCTTTTGTGTTAGGTTATAGGTGCATAGCACCTCCTCTCCGGTGGTTTTGTTTATAACAACGATTTCCTTCCCTTCCTTTAGTCTTTCTTTTAACTCCGGTATGAGTATCTCGTCTCCTAAAGAAAACTTATTGTAGTCCTCCTTATTTTTGAACTCTAAGGGAACTATACCAAAATTGACGAGGTTTGCATGGTGAATACGGGCAAAGGACTTGGCTATTACCGCTCTAACTCCTAAAAATCTTGGAGCCAATGCGGCGTGTTCCCTTGAGGATCCTTGTCCGTAGTTTTCTCCACCTATTATGATGTTTGCCTTCTTTTTGTTGTCTCTTATCTCCTTTGCCCTGCTTACAAAGTGTGGATCTACGTAGTGATAAACGTATTCGCTTATGGCGTAGATGTTGGAACGCAGAGGTAGAATTTTAGCACCTGCGGGCATGATGTGGTCTGTGGTGATGTTGTCCCCCACTATGAGAGAAACTTCTCCTTCTATGCTTTCTGGAAGTTCGTCAAACTCGGGAAGTGGTTTTATGTTTGGACCTCTGTAGATCTCCACCTTCTTGGCTTCTTCTTCCGGAAGTGGTTCTATAAATGCTTCGTCTCCGTATGGAAACCTTTCCGGCATTTCAACCTTTATCCACTTTAGACCAAGCTTTCTTGGATCTACAATCTCTCCAGCTATGGCGCAGGCAACGCAGACTTCTGGAGAGGCAAGATAAACCTTTGCATCCGGAGTGCCAGACCTTCCCTCAAAGTTTCTATTAAAGCTCCGCACAGAAACACCACCTGATGGTGGCGCAAAGCCCATACCTATGCACGGACCACAGGCACTTTCAAGAATCCTTGCACCAGCCTTTAGGAAGTTTAACAAAGCTCCATTTTGGGTTATCAGCTCCAAAGCCTGCTTAGAGCCTGGAGCAACTGCAAAAATTACGTCTGGATGGACCTTTTTACCTTCTAAAAGCTTTGCTGCCCTTGTAAGATCCACAAAGGAGGAGTTTGTGCATGATCCTATTACCACCTGATCTACCTTAATTCCCTCCACTTCTCTGACAGGCACCACGTTATCCGGAGAGTGGGGGCAAGCTATTAATGGCTCAAGCTTTGAAAGGTCTATCTCTATGATCTCGTCGTATTCTGCATCTGGGTCTGGCAAGAGTTCTATCCAGTCCTCTTCCCTTCCCTGAGCTTTAAGGTATGCTCTGGTTATCTCGTCGGAAGGAAAAATAGAAGTGGTAGCTCCAAGCTCTGCACCCATGTTGGTTATGGTTGCCCTCTCTGGAACAGAAAGCTCCTTTATGCCTTCCCCAAAGTATTCAAAGATCTTTCCCACTCCTCCCTTTACCGTTAGCCTTCTTAAAAGCTCAAGGATGATATCCTTTGCGGTAACCCACTCCGGAAGCTTACCTATTAGATGGACTCCCACTATCTTTGGCATTTTTAGATAAAAAGGCTCTCCAGCCATTGCGGAGGCTACATCCAACCCACCAGCTCCTATGGCTATCATCCCCATCCCACCAGAGGTGGGTGTATGAGAATCTGAGCCAAGCAAGGTTTTTCCAGGCTTTGCAAACCTTTCTAAATGCACCTGATGGCATATGCCATTGCCGGGTTTGGAAAGCCATATACCATACCTTTTTGCCACGCTCATTAGGTATTTGTGGTCATCGGGATTTTTGTAGTCCGTCTGTAGCATGTTGTGGTCTATATAGCTAACGGAAAGCTCAGTTTTAACCCTATCCACGCCCATAGCCTCAAACTGAAGGTAGGCCATAGTTCCCGTAGCATCTTGCGTAAGCGTTTGGTCTATCTTTATGGCTATCTCCTCTCCGGGCACAAGCCTACCGCTAACCAAGTGACTTTCAAGGATCTTGTATGCAACAGTTCCTTTAGCCATGAAAACCTCCTTTACAAAAGTTGATGATATTAATTATAACTTTTTGGAGCTTGGTCCTGAGTTTAATTATTCAAGTTTAAAATAATCCTATGCAAAAACCTTGGGAAGGAAGGTTTAAAGAGAAAACAGAAAAGCTTGTGGAGAAATTTACTCAATCGGTTAGCTTTGACAAAAGGCTTGCCCTTCAAGATATAAGGCAAAGCATTGCCCACGTAAAGGCGCTGAGCCAAGCTGGAGTAATCACAAAGGAAGAAGAAGAGCTATTAATATCTGGATTGCTAAAGCTAAAGGAAGATGTGGAAAGTGGAAAGATGGAGTTTTTGGAAGAGTTAGAGGATGTGCATATGAACATAGAAAGAGCTTTAACGGAAAAGGTAGGAGAGGTGGGTGGGAAGGTGCATACCGCAAGGTCCCGTAATGACCAGGTAGCAACCGACGAAAGACTTTTTCTAAAGGAAGAGATAGAAAAAATACTAAAGGATCTAAGGAAGCTAAGAGTAGCTTTGGTAGAGCTTGCTGAAAAAACGGTGGATGTTTTAATACCTTCTTATACACACCTTCAGAGGGCTCAACCTATAAGGCTTGCTCATTACTTTTTGGCATACAGAGAAGCCTTTTTGACAGACAGCTTAAGATTTGCCAATGCTTACAGGTTTGCAGATGGTCTTCCCTTGGGTAGCGGTGCGAGTGCGGGTGTGGATTTCCCCATAGATAGGTTTTATACCGCAAAGGAACTTGGATTTAGGTCTGTTATCAGAAACTCTCTTTATGCTACCGCAGAAAGGGACTTTATCCTTGACGTGCTTTACGCTTGTGCGGTTTGTGGTATGCACCTTTCAAGGCTTTCAGAGGATTTAATATTGTGGTCAACGGAGGAATTTGGCTTTGTATCTTTGCCAGACAGACTTTGCACCGGCAGTTCCATAATGCCTCAAAAGAAAAATCCAGATGTGTTGGAGCTAATAAGAGGAAAGACAGGAAGACTCTATGGGAATTTAATAAGTCTTCTAACCACCCTAAAGGGACTCCCTTATGCATACAACAGGGACTTACAGGAGGACAAAGAACCACTCTTTGATAGCTTAGATACCCTAAGAAGCTCTTTGGAAGTTATGACTCTTTTGCTAAAAGGTTTGCAGATAAACGAAGAAAGAATGTTTTCCTGTGCTGGTGGCTTTACCTTAGCTACAGATTTGGCAAACTACCTTGTGCTAAAGGGCTTACCCTTTAGACAAGCCCATAAAGTAGTGGGTTCTTTGGTGGGCTATCTTTTGGAAAAAGGTAAAAGGCTTGAGGAGGTTAGCTTGGAAGAGCTAAAAGAGTTTTCTGAGCTTTTTGATGAAACCGCCTTGAAGCTTTTGGACCCAAGGGTTTGCGCAGACAGGAAGAAAACCTACGGAGGCACATCCAAAGAACAGGTGCTTATGCAGATAGAAAACGCAAAGAGAGAGGACGGTTTGCTATGAAGCTTTTTATATACTTTATCTTCTTCATAGCTTTGCTCTTAGGTTTTGGTTACTTGGTATATCTAAACAGTTCTCCTGTGGAGTTTGTTCTTACTCCTGAGTTTAACGGAACGTATTATCGCATACCACCCATTCCCCTTGGGCTTTTGGTAGTGGGCAGTTTAATTGTTGGTTTTGGATTGGGATATGTTTTTAGTTGGTTTGGAAGGTTGTTTAAGGGATGATAAGCGTGCGTATGAGGGCTGAGCTAAAGGGTTTGCACGTTTCTGGAGCGGAAAGGCTTATAGAAGAAGGGTCTTTAAAGCAAGTGGTCCAAGAGCTTCTTAGAAGGCCAAAAGCTTACGACAAGTTGGTAATTACTGTGGAAAAAGTAGAGAAGGTGTTTCTGATCCCAAAGGCTTTAACTATATACAGTTATGACTTTAAGTGTGTTGAAGATGCGAGGGCTTTTGCGTTGGAAAAGTTGGAGGAGGTAGGAATAAAGCGGGAGCTTGGGCAGAAGGCTTTAGAGCTTTTGGACAAAGGACCAAATCCAAGGGGTGGTAATATGAGGGGTGCAGTGCTTATGGACGTGCAAACGGGGGAAAGATTGGAGCCAGACAAAGAAAGGGGCATAAGAACAGTAAGGGTAGATTGGAAGGACAGAAAAGCCATAAAGCAAGCCCTTTTAAAGAGGGGGATAAAAAGGAAGTATTTAAACAGGCTTATGGATGCTTTGGCATTGGCTACAAAAAACGTCCATTGTGGTGTTTTGGCAGAACTTTGTTGGAGCGACGACGAAGACTACACTACGGGCTATGTTGCAAGTAACTTGGGTTACATCAGAATAAATCCACTTAAAGAATTGGGAAAACCAATAGGCGGGAGAGTTTATTTTGTGAAAAGGGAAGACTTGGAAAATCTGATAGAGTGTTTAGAAAGCAAAGCTGTGCTGATAGAAGCTTTAACTTAACAGGCGAACTAAGAAAACCAGCACACCCAAAAAAGAGTTAAAGAATACCACACTAAAGCCAGTGGGAAGGTCAAAAAGAAAGGAAAGAACTATGGCTAAGGTATTAACCGCAGAGCCATATATCCAAGCAAACACAAGACCCTTTCCTAAGAGCTTGGCGGTAAGGGCAGGAGCAACCAATATGGAAAAGACCACCAACACTCCCACCAGATTTACCGAGCTTGTTACGGTTAAAGCAAACAGGACAAAAAAGACAAAATCCTTCAAATACCCTTTTAAAAACCTTTCCCTTATGTAGAGCAAAAACCCGATGAACGCATACAAAAGGCCTGTTTTTATTGTTTCTTCTCTAAAGACAAAAAGAATGTCCCTTGCGGTAAGCTTTAGAAGCTCTTCCATACCGTGGGGAGATTTGGAAAGCAAAAGCACCACCGAAGAAAAGCCCAAAGCATACATCAAGCCTATAAAAGCTTCTGAATACTCTTTAAACCTTTGGGACAAAGCAATGAGAATACTTGAAAGCAGTGCAAAGGATAAGGAAAGAAAGTAGGAGGGTCTGTCAAAGAAAAAAAGGGAGAGGGCAAGCCCCGAAGCAGAAGCCTGCGCTATGGCAATGTCTGTAAAAATTATCCCCCTTCTTACTATCTCAAGCCCAAAGTAGGCGTGAATGCCCAAAAGAATGAAGGAAAGCAGTAGGGCATTTAAGAGTATGTCTGTCATTGGCTGAACCTTTTGAGGATCTCATCAAACAAGGAAAATAGATCCTTGGCTTCTGGCACTGCACCTACGTCGTGGGGTAAGATTAGCACTTTGGCATTTAACCTTTTTGCCAAGTATTCTGCAGTCCTCTTTTCGTGATAGATATCCTGAAGGATAAACTTCACTCCTTGGGCTTGGGCGGTGAGATTTTCTATATGCTTGGTAGTTGGGGGAATGCCCGGAAGTGGTTCCAAAGTTCCCACCAAAACTATCCCGTATCTACTTAAGAAATAGTTATACAGCTTGTGATAGCTTATAACCTTAGTTCCCCTTAGCTTTGAGAATTCTCTGTCCCACTCCTTTAACTTTGCGTTCCATCTTCCCAAAAAGTCTTCAAGATTAGCTCTGTAGTAAGAGCAGTTTGGGCTATCCAGCTGACACATTCTTTCTGCGACAGCCCTTGCCAGAATGGGTATGTTGTGTGGGTCCAAATTGTAATGGGGATTTCCTTCTGGATGCACATCTCCCATCTCTCTGGAAACTCTCTGAGGTTTCTCTATAAGTTCCACAAACTGGGAAAGGTCCAAAAAGCCTTCTCTACCCGGCTGAATCCTGGGATTGTTGGATTGCTGAAGAAGGGGAGGAAGAAAGCCTATCTCTATGCTTGCACCTTGGATGATCAAAAGGTTTGCGTCCCTCATTTTAGCAATGTGAGAAGGCTTTGGAACAACAAAGTGAGGGTCATCGGTGCCTTTTGCGATGATATGAATCTTTACCTTATCTTTTCCTATCTCCTTTACCAGCTCTCCTATCCAGGGATAAGTCGCAACTACTTTTAGCTGGGCTAAACTAAAACCAACAAGGATCAAAATAAAGAGCATAACTCTCATGTCTTTAGCCTCCTTTTAAAAAGCCCCCAGAGGGGGCAAACTTGTCAGAAGGGATGGGCACCGTGGGCTCCTATGGCAAAGTTAAACTGAAGGATGACCTCATTTACTGTTTTTCTTCTACCTCCTTCGTAGAATGCCCTGTTTTGTCCTGCTTGCAGTCTTATGCGGGAAAACTCCGTAGGACTAAACTCAAGCATAGCATAGTAAGCGGAAAGGTTCTTTGGCAAATCATTCTTAACCCCATCTTTTTTGACGTCGTTTTTGTTTATAAGGTTGTACTGAATACCCGCTCTCCACATTTTGTCAAACCTAAAGACAAGCTGAGAATAAAAGCCCCCTTGCTTCTTTTTAACTTCTTCTGTGGTTAGCGTAGAACCATCGTATTCAAAACCTGTCCCTTTACTGTCTCTGTAGATATACTCCCCTTGGAAGGATATATACCTTATAGAGTCCAGATTATACCTTGCGGTAAGGTCAAAGCCATAGAGCTTGGTCTTTCCCGCAAAGGCATGCTCTTCACCTTCGTGTTTATGGTATATTCTGCTGTGTCCAGTGCCATAAGAAAGTCCGGTTAAGATTGAAAGATTACCAACGTCAAAAGACGTTTTCACAAAACCCACGTATAGGTTTGGTTTCCTTGTTTCCGAGACCTCTACTGTGCCTATCTTAAAGCCATCCGTTCCAAAGCTCTGTTCGTTCTCTCCTTGGAGGACTTCCGCACCGAGTAGTAAATAGAAAGGTGTAGGCGCAAGCCAGTTTATTTGAATGCCTTTTTCTGTAAGTCCGTCATCTCCAAAGAAGACTTTATAGACTAAGGGCTGGGTTGCAAAGTCCCAGGCGTGTGGGTGCTGAGAGTTTAGCCTTCCAAAGGAGCTTCTAAATTTACCTACTTTTAGTTGAAAACCACCGGGAAGTCCCCTCGTTACCGCATAAGCTTCCTCCACTTCCGCACCGTGCTCGGAAAAAGGAATAGTGGCGTAAAGGTCAAAGTATGGATCTACCGGTGCATAAAAGAAAAGCTCTGCATAGTTTAGGTTAAAGCCTCTTTTTTCGTTTAGGGCTCCGTGTCCGTGTTTGTCATGTTCGTGCTTGTGATACAAGCCAGGGATTTTAAGCTCTCCAAGTTCTTTGTCTTTTTTGTTCCTTCCCACAACGGATGTATCCACTATCAAGGAGATGTCTGGTAAAAAGGCTGTCTGCCTGAAGGGAGATATTTGAAATGCTTTAAGCCTTTCTTCGTACTTGCTTCTTAGCTGAAGGGTTCTGTCTGCAGGTATAGGTTTTTCTTCCTTCTTGTCCTCCTGCTTTGCTTCAGGCTTTTGAGCCTTCTCAAGGGCTTCAATTTTTTTCTCAAGTTCCCTTATGAGCCTTCTTTGTTCTTCAAGCTGACGCTTTAGCTCTTCCAAGTTTTCTTGGGCAAAAGAAAGGCTAAATATAGAAAGCAAAAGCATTGCCTTCTTCATAGCACTACCTCCTTTAAAGTGTTATTACTTGTTCTACGCCCAATTGCTTGGCTTTCCCATAAAGCATGGGAAAACATCCAATGACCGCACCTTCTACCAGCTTGTCTGCAATGTTTCTCTCATAACAACACTGGTCGCAACCCATCAAAAAGCCAACCTTTCCGTCCTTTAAAAGCTTAGAAAGTCTTTCTCCTATTGGATTGCCTTTAACCAGCACGTAGGTGTTATCCTGAAAAAAGAACATACCCATTTGTACCTCCTGAAGTTTTTTGTGTTTAAAAAGTGGTGTGGTTAGGAAGGGTTTATTCCGTTGGTGGTGCTCTGGTTAGTGTGTGCTTTTTATATGAGGACGAGGGCAAAACTTGCGGTGCTTTTGGGTTTTCTAAGGAAATTGTGGGGAAATGGAAAGTTAATTCTAAATTTACGTCATTTGTGTGCTGTGGCTGATGCTGGACTATACAGAGCTCACAATCGTGATGGTATTGAAGGTCTTCGTGATGATGCTCTGAAGCCTTGAAATCCAAAACTAAAAGAAGAAGGATCAAGATAAAGTGCGTTAAGAGTTTCATATCTTTGTATTATTATAGCAAGATAGCACAAAACTTTCCTTTTCTGGAGTGTCTAACCTTAATGAAAGATAAGCCTTTGGAAGCAAGTAATGACTGCTTAGATGATAGACCCTTTTATGCTTGGGCAGTTTGCTGAGTATGTAGCTAACCACACCGCTTGGCACTTTCCAAAACAAGATCTTGTCTTTTTCCGAGTTTATACATACTTTTAGCAAATCATTCACTTCGCTGAAGTTTTTAAACCTTTTTTCTTCAATAAACAGAAAATCCCCCTCTTCCAAATCATTTAGCAGTCTTTCTGCGGTATCCAGCTCATCCATAGCTATACCTTCAATGTATGCAATACCTTCCCTTGCATCAAACTCTTCTATCGGAAAGCACACCTTTTCGTGCTCAATACCTAAATCCCCACCTTTTGGAAACTCTTCAAAGATTTTTTTGTTCAGGTTTTGTCCTATAAAAACCAAAAATGGCTTTTGCTCTGTTTCTAATCTTTCCCAACTGATATAACCAAAGCTGTAGTTTAAACCAAGGGGCAATGGACTCTCAAGGCAATTGACTACTCCCTTTACTCGGTATACGCCCTTTGGAAGGTTTAGCAAAAAACTTTCAAGTTCCTGTTTTGAATAATAACCATCAAGGTGTAAAGTAATGCTATCAAAGACTGAGTGGTGTCCTTTCAAAGCAGGGGGTGTTTTCAAAGTCCCAAAAAGCTTATGGATGTCCTCATCTACAAAACCTTCTTTTGCCAAAAAGAGAGGCTTTTGATAAGAGTGAAAAAATTCTAACTTTTCTCTCAGCTGGGCATTGCTTAAAAGGTCTGCCTTTGTTAGGACTAAGCAGTGGGCTGAATCTATCTGAGATTGGACCAAAGCTGTTTTTAAGACATCATCCTCCATATCTAAGCCAAAAACGCCAATGATGAGTTCTACAACATAACCAGAAGTTTCCAAACTGTAATAAATAGGAGATGGGTCCGAAAGGCCAGAGGTTTCCACTATGAGAAATTCAGGCTCTTTTCTCTTTATTTGGGCTAATGCACTTAAGAGTTCTCCTCCAAGCTCACAGCAAAAGCACCCTCCCTCAACCCCATATACCTCCATACTTTCCTGATACAACCTTATTTTGTCGTAATTTACCTTTCCAAAGTCATTAACCAGTATAGCTATCCTTTTTTCTTTAAACTTCGGAAGCAGAGACCTTATTATGAAGGTAGTTTTTCCACTCCCTAAAAAGCCTCCAACTATTAAGGCTGGTATTCTCATTAAACTAGATAAGGATTTACTACCCTTTCAAACACTCCGTAAAAGTGCTTAACCAGTTGTCCCTGAGCCTGCCCAGACTCTGCGGTAAGGATCCTTTTTATCACCTCAAACTTTTGCGCATCTATCACAAATACCGAGTCCGCCACCCTGTTGCTAACGTAAAACTTCTTCCCATCTTCCGAAAATACCACGTGTCCCATGTGTCTGCCCACACCCACGTCTATGACCTTTATCCTCTCAAAATTCTTCAGGCTTATTATTTCAACTTTCGTATCTCCGTATTGGGTTATAACCGCATACTCTCCGTTTGGGGATATATAAGCATGTCCTACTCCCTTAACCGCAGAGTCTATGACCTTTACCAAATCACCGTTTGCATTATAAACCCTAATCGTTGTTCCTTCAAAGGGAGACGCTCCTCTGTTGCAAACCATAAAGTGTTTTCCGTCGTTGGTAAAGTTCCCGTGATGACCCTCTATCCTTGCAGGGTTTGCCGACTCCTCTGCGCTTAATTCCACACTTAAAGTTTTCAAAAGCTTTGGCTTTGAGGCATCAGATATATCATAAACATAAACTATGGGAGTAGATTTTGTAGATTTTGGCTCGTTATACTCTACAGTAACCCACACGGTGTTTTTGTTAAAGTCAAAGTAATGGGGATTGCCAGACACATCCACATGGGCAACTACGGAAAAGTCCTTCGTGGATATGATAAAGAACCTGTTGTCTGAGTAACTTCCTACGAAGTAATACCTGCCATCTGGGCTAAAGGTCCCGTGCATACTAAAATCTCCTTTGTGTCCTGTGTTTAATACAGGCAGTTCCACGATCTTTACAATCTCAAGGTCTTTTGGAGATATAAAAGCAACACGATTTTTACCGTTATCAATGCCAGAATGATTCACCGCTACCAATCTTCCATCAGGAGAGACCACAGGATGCTTAGGCCTTGAACCAGTTTCAATGTCTTTAACCTTCCTTAGATTGACAGTGTCTATCACGCTTACGGTCCTTTGGTCTGGTGCGTTGTTTGCGACAAAGAGATACCTGCCGTTTTTACTAACCGAACCCAGCGTCCCACCCTTCCCACCAGTGGATATTCTTGCTATTACTTCGTCCTTTTTAGTATCAATGGCTACCACAAAACCGTCCCCCCTAAGGGCAAAGAGAGGTGTTTCCATTGGCTTTTCAGCACCTGCAAAAGAAAAGCTCTTATAAAGGGTAGCATAAGCGACACCAAAGCCCGCAAGTTTTAAAAGTTCCCTTCTGCTCGTTTTCATAGTATATCCTCCCACAGATTTATAGCGCTAATTTTAGTTTTTTGAGGGAACATTTCAATAAAAATTGTTTCTGGTGTTTATAAGTGTGTCTAATGTAAGTTTTTTAGAATATGCTTAAAACCTAAAAGGTGGTCTTGGAATACCAAGAGGACCTTTAGCATTTTTCATACTTCTTATATATTTTTTCATCTGTTCGTACTCTTTAAGTAGTTTATTCACATCAGATATTGACGTACCGCTTCCTTTCGCTATTCTAATTTTTCTACTCATGTTTATTATCTTTGGATTTCTCCTTTCTTCCTTGGTCATGGATTGGATAATTGCCTTCTTTTTCTTTATTAATTTTTCGTCTATTTTAATATACTTTACATAAGCAGAAATTCCAGGCACCATGCTTAACAGCTTATCTATTGGACCCATCTTTTCTATAAACTCAAATTGCTTTAGCATGTCTTCCAAATTAAACTCCCCGGTTAAAATCCTTGTAGCCATAACCTGAGCTTCATCTTCCGGTATAACTTTTTGAACTTTTTCCATT encodes the following:
- a CDS encoding 6-carboxyhexanoate--CoA ligase produces the protein MISVRMRAELKGLHVSGAERLIEEGSLKQVVQELLRRPKAYDKLVITVEKVEKVFLIPKALTIYSYDFKCVEDARAFALEKLEEVGIKRELGQKALELLDKGPNPRGGNMRGAVLMDVQTGERLEPDKERGIRTVRVDWKDRKAIKQALLKRGIKRKYLNRLMDALALATKNVHCGVLAELCWSDDEDYTTGYVASNLGYIRINPLKELGKPIGGRVYFVKREDLENLIECLESKAVLIEALT
- a CDS encoding aconitate hydratase codes for the protein MAKGTVAYKILESHLVSGRLVPGEEIAIKIDQTLTQDATGTMAYLQFEAMGVDRVKTELSVSYIDHNMLQTDYKNPDDHKYLMSVAKRYGIWLSKPGNGICHQVHLERFAKPGKTLLGSDSHTPTSGGMGMIAIGAGGLDVASAMAGEPFYLKMPKIVGVHLIGKLPEWVTAKDIILELLRRLTVKGGVGKIFEYFGEGIKELSVPERATITNMGAELGATTSIFPSDEITRAYLKAQGREEDWIELLPDPDAEYDEIIEIDLSKLEPLIACPHSPDNVVPVREVEGIKVDQVVIGSCTNSSFVDLTRAAKLLEGKKVHPDVIFAVAPGSKQALELITQNGALLNFLKAGARILESACGPCIGMGFAPPSGGVSVRSFNRNFEGRSGTPDAKVYLASPEVCVACAIAGEIVDPRKLGLKWIKVEMPERFPYGDEAFIEPLPEEEAKKVEIYRGPNIKPLPEFDELPESIEGEVSLIVGDNITTDHIMPAGAKILPLRSNIYAISEYVYHYVDPHFVSRAKEIRDNKKKANIIIGGENYGQGSSREHAALAPRFLGVRAVIAKSFARIHHANLVNFGIVPLEFKNKEDYNKFSLGDEILIPELKERLKEGKEIVVINKTTGEEVLCTYNLTQKQISVLLKGGLLNWIKSKQGVKV
- a CDS encoding DsrE-related protein, which translates into the protein MGMFFFQDNTYVLVKGNPIGERLSKLLKDGKVGFLMGCDQCCYERNIADKLVEGAVIGCFPMLYGKAKQLGVEQVITL
- the argH gene encoding argininosuccinate lyase, whose translation is MQKPWEGRFKEKTEKLVEKFTQSVSFDKRLALQDIRQSIAHVKALSQAGVITKEEEELLISGLLKLKEDVESGKMEFLEELEDVHMNIERALTEKVGEVGGKVHTARSRNDQVATDERLFLKEEIEKILKDLRKLRVALVELAEKTVDVLIPSYTHLQRAQPIRLAHYFLAYREAFLTDSLRFANAYRFADGLPLGSGASAGVDFPIDRFYTAKELGFRSVIRNSLYATAERDFILDVLYACAVCGMHLSRLSEDLILWSTEEFGFVSLPDRLCTGSSIMPQKKNPDVLELIRGKTGRLYGNLISLLTTLKGLPYAYNRDLQEDKEPLFDSLDTLRSSLEVMTLLLKGLQINEERMFSCAGGFTLATDLANYLVLKGLPFRQAHKVVGSLVGYLLEKGKRLEEVSLEELKEFSELFDETALKLLDPRVCADRKKTYGGTSKEQVLMQIENAKREDGLL
- a CDS encoding metal ABC transporter permease, with amino-acid sequence MTDILLNALLLSFILLGIHAYFGLEIVRRGIIFTDIAIAQASASGLALSLFFFDRPSYFLSLSFALLSSILIALSQRFKEYSEAFIGLMYALGFSSVVLLLSKSPHGMEELLKLTARDILFVFREETIKTGLLYAFIGFLLYIRERFLKGYLKDFVFFVLFALTVTSSVNLVGVLVVFSILVAPALTAKLLGKGLVFAWIYGSAVNTLAIVLSFLFDLPTGFSVVFFNSFLGVLVFLVRLLS
- a CDS encoding metal ABC transporter solute-binding protein, Zn/Mn family; translated protein: MRVMLFILILVGFSLAQLKVVATYPWIGELVKEIGKDKVKIHIIAKGTDDPHFVVPKPSHIAKMRDANLLIIQGASIEIGFLPPLLQQSNNPRIQPGREGFLDLSQFVELIEKPQRVSREMGDVHPEGNPHYNLDPHNIPILARAVAERMCQLDSPNCSYYRANLEDFLGRWNAKLKEWDREFSKLRGTKVISYHKLYNYFLSRYGIVLVGTLEPLPGIPPTTKHIENLTAQAQGVKFILQDIYHEKRTAEYLAKRLNAKVLILPHDVGAVPEAKDLFSLFDEILKRFSQ
- a CDS encoding CobW family GTP-binding protein encodes the protein MRIPALIVGGFLGSGKTTFIIRSLLPKFKEKRIAILVNDFGKVNYDKIRLYQESMEVYGVEGGCFCCELGGELLSALAQIKRKEPEFLIVETSGLSDPSPIYYSLETSGYVVELIIGVFGLDMEDDVLKTALVQSQIDSAHCLVLTKADLLSNAQLREKLEFFHSYQKPLFLAKEGFVDEDIHKLFGTLKTPPALKGHHSVFDSITLHLDGYYSKQELESFLLNLPKGVYRVKGVVNCLESPLPLGLNYSFGYISWERLETEQKPFLVFIGQNLNKKIFEEFPKGGDLGIEHEKVCFPIEEFDAREGIAYIEGIAMDELDTAERLLNDLEEGDFLFIEEKRFKNFSEVNDLLKVCINSEKDKILFWKVPSGVVSYILSKLPKHKRVYHLSSHYLLPKAYLSLRLDTPEKESFVLSCYNNTKI
- a CDS encoding YncE family protein — protein: MKTSRRELLKLAGFGVAYATLYKSFSFAGAEKPMETPLFALRGDGFVVAIDTKKDEVIARISTGGKGGTLGSVSKNGRYLFVANNAPDQRTVSVIDTVNLRKVKDIETGSRPKHPVVSPDGRLVAVNHSGIDNGKNRVAFISPKDLEIVKIVELPVLNTGHKGDFSMHGTFSPDGRYYFVGSYSDNRFFIISTKDFSVVAHVDVSGNPHYFDFNKNTVWVTVEYNEPKSTKSTPIVYVYDISDASKPKLLKTLSVELSAEESANPARIEGHHGNFTNDGKHFMVCNRGASPFEGTTIRVYNANGDLVKVIDSAVKGVGHAYISPNGEYAVITQYGDTKVEIISLKNFERIKVIDVGVGRHMGHVVFSEDGKKFYVSNRVADSVFVIDAQKFEVIKRILTAESGQAQGQLVKHFYGVFERVVNPYLV